Proteins from a genomic interval of Tenacibaculum sp. SZ-18:
- a CDS encoding chloramphenicol acetyltransferase, producing MKKYLDIENWSRKEIFQHFRSLENPSFAITANVDVTKAYESAKRRNESFFSIYLHACLKALNAIENFKYRIENSRVAIYDSIHASATILREDKTFGFSFIDFDEDFEVFKENFLLEKDRILNSTNLFPPKYSLGCIHCSALPWVHFTGHKEPVSGNKDDSVPQLAFGKIKKESEEILMPVSVNVNHALVDGYHVGQFFENFQNELDKMD from the coding sequence ATGAAGAAGTATTTAGATATTGAGAATTGGAGTAGAAAAGAAATATTTCAGCATTTTCGATCTTTGGAAAACCCAAGTTTTGCCATTACAGCCAATGTTGATGTAACAAAGGCTTATGAATCGGCTAAACGAAGAAATGAATCTTTCTTTTCAATTTATTTACATGCATGTTTAAAAGCTTTAAATGCAATTGAAAATTTTAAATATAGAATCGAGAATAGTAGAGTTGCTATTTATGATTCTATTCATGCTTCTGCAACCATTTTGAGAGAAGATAAGACTTTCGGATTTTCATTTATTGATTTTGATGAAGATTTTGAGGTTTTCAAGGAAAACTTTCTTTTAGAGAAAGATAGAATTTTAAACTCCACAAATTTATTCCCTCCTAAGTATTCATTAGGTTGTATTCATTGTTCAGCGTTACCTTGGGTTCATTTTACAGGACATAAAGAACCGGTTTCAGGAAATAAAGATGATAGTGTTCCTCAATTGGCTTTTGGTAAAATAAAGAAGGAAAGTGAAGAAATTTTAATGCCAGTTTCTGTAAATGTCAATCATGCTTTGGTAGATGGGTATCATGTTGGTCAGTTTTTTGAAAATTTTCAGAATGAATTAGATAAAATGGATTAA
- a CDS encoding RNA polymerase sigma factor, whose protein sequence is MTEETTLVLQLQNAATKEAAFRTLITQYKERLYWHIRKIVIVHDDADDVLQNTFIKIFRNIDSFKGDSKLYSWMYRIATNESITFLNKKAKQQNVDITEYQQQAVSTLKSDDWFSGDEIKIILQEAIATLPQKQRLVFNMKYFDDMKYNEIAEVLETSVGALKASYFHAVKKIETYIKAYN, encoded by the coding sequence TTGACTGAAGAAACTACACTTGTTTTACAATTACAAAATGCTGCTACAAAAGAGGCGGCTTTTCGTACTCTTATTACCCAGTACAAAGAGCGACTATATTGGCACATAAGAAAAATCGTTATTGTACATGACGATGCAGATGATGTTTTACAGAATACCTTTATAAAAATATTTAGGAATATTGACAGTTTTAAAGGAGACAGTAAACTATATTCGTGGATGTATCGAATCGCTACTAATGAATCTATTACCTTTTTAAATAAGAAAGCTAAGCAACAAAATGTTGATATTACCGAGTATCAGCAACAAGCTGTTTCAACTTTAAAAAGTGATGATTGGTTTTCTGGAGACGAAATTAAAATTATTCTTCAAGAAGCGATTGCCACACTTCCTCAGAAACAACGGTTAGTGTTTAATATGAAATATTTTGATGACATGAAATATAATGAAATAGCAGAAGTATTAGAAACCTCGGTGGGAGCTTTAAAAGCATCGTATTTTCATGCAGTAAAAAAAATAGAAACATATATAAAAGCATATAATTAA
- a CDS encoding nicotinate-nucleotide adenylyltransferase encodes MAITLKGDQKISSVPTTKSKALRINLNANIYGTFAEIGAGQETVRNFFRAGGASGTIAKAMSAYDKDFSDAIYGIETDRRYVTEKRLKKMLKHEMHLIEDRLDRQKHPEKLFFSYANTVATINFTKKFKGHGWVGIRFQLDPLEDYNEIILHLRFKETEARLQQETLGVLGVNLIYGAFYLNDNPKELLKSFYDNIDKDKLEIDMINFSGPRFTYVDNRLMSLQLVKNGMTNAVMFGPDGNNLLPAQVLYKKNILALRGSFRPVTKVNMDMYEQSKKMFFKEKKVDPDKTQIIFEITLSNLRAEGEINERDFLDRAELLCSLGQNVMITNYQEYYRLVEYFSEFTKERMALAMGVYNLIQIFDEKYYRHISGGILEAFGKLFYKDLKIYLYPYKEEESNQFINSENLKVHPRMKELYKFFKNNGRVVDIQDFDQDILHIFSRTVLKMIKDNEEGWEKMLPEGIPEVIKEKRLFGCSRRK; translated from the coding sequence ATGGCAATTACCTTAAAGGGAGATCAAAAAATTAGTAGTGTGCCTACTACAAAAAGTAAAGCGCTAAGAATTAACCTTAATGCTAATATTTACGGAACATTTGCTGAGATTGGAGCAGGACAAGAAACTGTTCGTAATTTCTTTAGAGCTGGTGGTGCTTCTGGAACTATTGCAAAAGCAATGAGTGCTTATGATAAAGATTTCTCTGATGCTATTTATGGTATTGAAACGGATAGACGATATGTTACGGAAAAACGTCTAAAAAAGATGTTGAAACATGAAATGCATTTAATTGAAGATCGATTAGATCGTCAGAAACATCCAGAAAAATTGTTTTTCAGTTATGCGAATACTGTAGCTACTATTAACTTTACAAAAAAGTTTAAAGGTCATGGTTGGGTTGGAATTCGTTTTCAATTAGACCCTTTAGAAGATTACAATGAAATTATTTTACATCTTCGTTTTAAAGAAACCGAAGCTCGCTTACAACAAGAAACGTTAGGTGTTTTAGGTGTAAATTTGATTTATGGCGCATTTTATTTAAATGATAATCCAAAAGAATTATTAAAGTCATTCTATGACAATATTGATAAGGATAAGCTAGAAATCGATATGATTAATTTTTCTGGTCCAAGATTTACTTATGTTGATAACCGTTTAATGAGTTTGCAACTAGTAAAAAATGGAATGACCAATGCGGTAATGTTTGGGCCTGATGGTAACAATTTATTACCCGCACAAGTACTTTATAAAAAGAATATTCTAGCTTTACGTGGAAGTTTCAGACCTGTAACAAAGGTTAATATGGACATGTATGAGCAATCGAAAAAAATGTTCTTTAAAGAGAAAAAAGTCGATCCAGATAAAACTCAAATTATATTCGAAATTACACTAAGTAATTTAAGAGCAGAAGGTGAAATTAATGAACGAGACTTTTTAGATAGAGCTGAACTACTCTGTTCTTTAGGACAAAATGTAATGATTACCAACTATCAGGAGTATTATAGACTTGTTGAGTACTTCAGTGAGTTTACTAAGGAAAGAATGGCTCTTGCAATGGGTGTCTATAATCTTATCCAAATTTTCGACGAAAAATACTATCGCCATATTAGTGGTGGTATTTTAGAAGCATTTGGTAAATTGTTCTATAAAGATTTAAAAATTTACTTGTATCCGTACAAAGAAGAGGAATCAAATCAGTTTATTAATTCTGAAAATTTGAAGGTACACCCAAGAATGAAAGAACTATATAAGTTCTTCAAAAACAACGGAAGAGTAGTTGATATTCAAGATTTTGATCAGGATATTCTTCACATTTTCTCAAGAACAGTATTGAAAATGATTAAAGATAATGAAGAAGGATGGGAAAAGATGTTACCAGAAGGGATTCCAGAAGTTATTAAGGAAAAAAGACTCTTTGGTTGTAGTAGAAGAAAATAA
- a CDS encoding MBL fold metallo-hydrolase, with product MSQKKQLKITFLGTATSTGVPMISSKNPIRYSEDSRDKRLRASVVFSWDDNNYVIDCGPDFRQQMLRAEIESINGILFTHEHADHIAGFDEIRPYYYQMGPVPIYADERVLKALERRYEYIFTKENRYPSAPAVNSTIISENSRLTFEGVEVVPIKVMHGNLPILGYRFGDVAYLTDVKFIPEEEKEKLKGLDILITTALRKESHKTHANLEEALELVSELKPKRAYFTHISELLGFHADIEKDLPEDVFLAYDELEIYSEEK from the coding sequence ATGAGTCAAAAAAAACAGTTAAAAATAACCTTTTTAGGTACAGCAACTTCAACAGGTGTACCAATGATATCAAGTAAGAACCCGATACGTTACTCCGAAGATAGCAGAGATAAGCGTTTACGTGCATCTGTGGTATTTTCATGGGATGATAATAACTATGTTATCGACTGTGGCCCCGATTTTAGACAACAAATGTTACGCGCCGAAATAGAGTCTATTAATGGGATTCTATTTACTCATGAACATGCTGACCATATTGCTGGTTTTGATGAAATTCGACCTTATTATTATCAGATGGGACCCGTTCCAATTTATGCCGATGAACGTGTGTTAAAAGCTTTAGAGAGAAGGTATGAATATATCTTTACAAAAGAGAATAGATATCCATCTGCTCCTGCGGTGAACTCAACTATTATTTCAGAAAATAGCAGATTAACTTTTGAAGGAGTTGAAGTGGTTCCAATTAAAGTTATGCATGGTAATTTACCAATACTAGGTTATCGATTTGGGGATGTAGCATATTTGACGGATGTGAAATTTATTCCGGAAGAGGAGAAAGAAAAGTTAAAAGGATTAGATATTCTAATTACTACCGCACTTCGAAAAGAGTCTCATAAAACCCACGCTAACCTTGAAGAAGCTTTAGAGTTAGTTTCAGAGTTAAAGCCAAAGAGAGCTTATTTTACGCATATCAGTGAATTATTAGGTTTTCATGCAGATATTGAAAAAGACCTACCGGAGGATGTATTTTTGGCTTATGATGAATTAGAAATTTACAGCGAGGAAAAATAG
- a CDS encoding energy transducer TonB — protein MKKLLYILAIAFTTISFAQKETCETDSDVVEDLNSITKCTIKEVDSKRDKKKSRQIAVRISASNKRFLKRRNKKVVSNVNNLSGTGISNVTKASKFKTNLTALTNRLSKEEVRSAQKFNTVDKIPAFPECDNSKDQFNCFNTEMMKHIQEYFQYPDEALVNKIQGEVWIRFIIDKAGNVTNIKALGPKGGKLLKDEAIRVVSNLPKFKPATENGETVSVKYGFPINFALEDN, from the coding sequence ATGAAAAAACTACTATACATTCTTGCTATAGCTTTTACGACTATTTCTTTTGCGCAAAAAGAAACTTGTGAAACTGATAGTGATGTTGTTGAAGATTTAAATAGTATAACTAAGTGCACTATTAAAGAAGTTGATAGTAAAAGAGATAAAAAAAAGTCAAGACAGATTGCAGTAAGAATATCAGCTTCGAATAAAAGATTCTTGAAAAGAAGAAATAAAAAAGTTGTTTCAAACGTGAACAATTTAAGTGGAACTGGTATTTCAAATGTTACTAAAGCATCAAAATTTAAAACTAATTTAACTGCATTAACAAACCGACTTTCTAAAGAGGAAGTAAGAAGCGCTCAAAAATTTAACACAGTAGATAAAATTCCTGCATTTCCGGAATGCGATAACTCTAAAGATCAATTCAATTGTTTCAATACTGAAATGATGAAGCATATTCAAGAATATTTTCAATACCCAGATGAAGCTTTAGTTAATAAAATTCAAGGTGAGGTTTGGATTCGTTTTATAATTGATAAAGCCGGAAACGTAACTAATATCAAGGCGTTAGGACCAAAAGGAGGAAAATTATTAAAAGATGAAGCGATTCGAGTGGTTTCAAACTTACCTAAATTTAAACCTGCAACTGAAAACGGAGAAACGGTATCAGTAAAATATGGTTTCCCTATTAACTTCGCTTTAGAAGATAACTAA
- the meaB gene encoding methylmalonyl Co-A mutase-associated GTPase MeaB: protein MTKDLKSNLSEKEGVSQPETTSKSSAHKIKLSRRKQASPDTFIQKILKGDITFLSRAITLIESTNAKHQEKANTILNACIPYANKSIRIGITGVPGVGKSTFIEAFGKYLTGLGKKVAVLAVDPSSSVNKGSILGDKTRMEELVTDKNAFIRPSPSGTSLGGVAQKTKESILLCEAAGFDTIIVETVGVGQSETAVHAMVDFFLLLKLSGAGDELQGIKRGIIEMADAIVINKADGDNIKNAKIAKGEFNRALHLYPPKENGWQPKVMISSALNNTGIENIYAMINDYIKITKESGNFAKRRDNQNKHWLFTTINNQLKKRFYDNPKIQELLKLELEKIANGKTTPFYAANNLLNITN, encoded by the coding sequence ATGACAAAAGACTTAAAATCAAATCTTTCAGAAAAAGAAGGAGTTTCGCAACCTGAAACTACTAGCAAATCCTCGGCTCATAAAATTAAATTGAGTAGAAGAAAACAAGCTTCTCCTGATACTTTCATTCAAAAAATTTTAAAAGGTGATATTACTTTTTTAAGTAGAGCGATTACATTAATAGAAAGTACCAATGCTAAACATCAGGAAAAAGCAAATACCATTTTAAACGCTTGCATTCCCTATGCAAATAAATCAATACGAATTGGAATAACTGGCGTACCTGGGGTGGGGAAAAGCACATTCATTGAAGCTTTCGGTAAATATCTTACAGGATTAGGAAAGAAAGTTGCAGTATTAGCAGTTGATCCTAGTAGTTCGGTTAATAAAGGAAGTATTTTAGGTGACAAAACTCGTATGGAAGAGCTTGTTACTGATAAAAATGCGTTTATTCGACCTTCACCATCTGGAACCTCATTAGGAGGCGTAGCTCAAAAAACAAAGGAAAGTATATTGCTATGTGAAGCGGCTGGTTTTGACACAATAATTGTTGAAACTGTCGGAGTAGGACAAAGTGAAACAGCAGTGCATGCAATGGTTGATTTCTTTCTATTATTGAAACTCTCGGGAGCTGGAGATGAACTTCAAGGAATTAAAAGAGGAATAATTGAAATGGCAGATGCCATCGTGATTAATAAAGCCGATGGCGATAATATTAAGAATGCCAAAATAGCAAAAGGAGAATTTAATAGAGCTTTGCATTTATACCCTCCGAAGGAAAACGGATGGCAGCCTAAAGTAATGATATCAAGCGCCTTAAATAACACTGGAATTGAGAATATTTACGCTATGATTAATGATTATATTAAAATCACAAAAGAATCTGGTAACTTTGCTAAAAGACGAGATAATCAAAATAAACATTGGTTATTTACAACCATAAATAATCAGTTGAAAAAAAGATTTTATGATAATCCTAAAATACAAGAGTTATTAAAGTTAGAGCTGGAAAAAATTGCGAATGGTAAAACTACACCATTTTATGCCGCGAATAACCTCTTAAACATCACCAATTAA